The sequence below is a genomic window from Sorangiineae bacterium MSr12523.
CTCGCGAGGAGCGAAACGAGAAAGGCCGCGAGGCTGACGGCTCTTATTGCTCGATGCGGAAGTCGAAAAACTCGCCGGTGTAGCTCTTCCAGCGCACATCCACACTGTCGACGCGTGCGGCCGACGGACCATGCTGGGCCCAACCGATGATCTCCTTGATGGCGTCTTCCTCACCCTCGGCACGGATCTCAACCGCGCCATCGTTGCGGTTTTTCACCCAACCCGTGATGCCGAGGCGACGGGCCTCGCGTTGTGCCGAAGCTCGAAAAAAAACTCCCGTGACTCGCCCTTTGACGACGAGATGAACTCCCTTGTTGGCCATGGTTTCTCGAGGGCCGATTATCAACGCTTGTTCGCCTGGCGCCAATCCCACTTCTGCCTTACGGACCGTTAACTATGGTCGGCGGAGTAGCGGTCGGTCGAGTGACCAGTTTGCTTCGAGGTCGAGGCCTCTTCGGCGGTCGACCCGCTGCCGTGACCTTGCGCCTCGAAAGCGGACCCCTGCGCCTCGACGGGGTTCCGCTTTCCGAATACGCGTACGTCCCATCGCCCCGCACCACGGCGATCGTCGCGAAACAGGCTAGACAAGCGCGAAAAATAGGCACGGTGGAGCACCTCTTGGCGGCGTTTGGTGGCCTCGGGGTTCACCAAGGTGTGGCCATCGAGCTCGAGGGCGACGAGCTTCCCATCCTGGATGGCGCCGCAGCCCAATGGTGTGCCGCCCTCGCTGAGCTCGGCGCAGCTCGCTCGGCGCCGCCCTGCCGCATCGCCCGCGCTGGCGAGGTCCGTGTAGGCACAAGCATCTACGCCTTCGCGCCAGGCCCCGCGCCGGAAGTCGCCGTCACCCTGGACTACCCGCAGGCTCATCTCGAGCTGCGCGCCGAGTGGCGCGGCGATCCCGACGAGTTTGCCCGCCGCATCGCGCCCGCGCGCACCTTTGCTCTCGCGGGCGAAATCGCCGCCCTCGCCGACAGTGGCATGATGGCGCACGTCGACCCGGAGAGCGTCGTCGTCGTGGACGAACACTCCGTGCACTCTGCAGGCATCCCCGCTGCACCCGACGAACCGGCTCGCCACAAGCTGCTCGATCTGGTCGGCGACCTCGTACTCCATGGTGGCCCGCACGAGGGCCGCATCGAAGCCTTTCGTCCCGGGCACGCGGCCACGCACGAGGCCATGGCCCGCGCACGCGCCATGGGCATCGTCGTCGATCGATAGTATCTACCGCACGGTGCCTCGGAGACTCGCGCCGCTCCTGCTCGTCCTCGCCGCATCGCTGCCCCGTGCGGCGTGGGCCGACAATGCGAGTCGTCTGAGCCGTTTGCCCTCCGCGCCGCGGCCGCCGACCCTTCCCGAGTTGGCCCACCCCGACCGCGAAGCGACCGTGGAGCTGACCTCGGGGGCCTACTACCCGCGCGATACCGGTGTGCTGCGCGGCCACGTGCCCATTCACGTGCTGCGTCTCGCCATGGAGATCCCGCTTCACGAGCGCGCCTACTTCATCGGCGGCACCTACGAGGCGGCCATGGGCTCGCCGGCCAGCCCTCGCGCGCCGTTCGTGCTCGGCGGCAACACGGAGATCTACGGTCGCGCCGTTTGGTCCACCACCACGGGCCTCGCCTTCGGTGCGGGGCTCGGCCTCGTGCTGCCGACGGCGAACTTCAACGTCAATTCCATCGATGCCTTTTCCCTCGCCTCGGCCGCGATTGCACTTCGGCCCTGGGACCATGTCTTCTTCCAAAGCGGCACCTTCGCGCTTCGCCCCTTC
It includes:
- a CDS encoding acylphosphatase; the encoded protein is MANKGVHLVVKGRVTGVFFRASAQREARRLGITGWVKNRNDGAVEIRAEGEEDAIKEIIGWAQHGPSAARVDSVDVRWKSYTGEFFDFRIEQ
- a CDS encoding UDP-3-O-acyl-N-acetylglucosamine deacetylase; the encoded protein is MTSLLRGRGLFGGRPAAVTLRLESGPLRLDGVPLSEYAYVPSPRTTAIVAKQARQARKIGTVEHLLAAFGGLGVHQGVAIELEGDELPILDGAAAQWCAALAELGAARSAPPCRIARAGEVRVGTSIYAFAPGPAPEVAVTLDYPQAHLELRAEWRGDPDEFARRIAPARTFALAGEIAALADSGMMAHVDPESVVVVDEHSVHSAGIPAAPDEPARHKLLDLVGDLVLHGGPHEGRIEAFRPGHAATHEAMARARAMGIVVDR